In Halictus rubicundus isolate RS-2024b chromosome 5, iyHalRubi1_principal, whole genome shotgun sequence, one genomic interval encodes:
- the LOC143354600 gene encoding uncharacterized protein LOC143354600 — protein MTRKCLNEKRKYSRILQGKIALLRISSTGKEKNRILPKYALHCDRVMGDNNLKHEQNVGTVLFEKTDVDKQCWTSEEFILLNSRRMFQDLLPKVKVLNYEDDRYIALLMDYFHVCLESVRKLSIGKTKHLMLKALADTMGGYLRVYILPLTRHSYYAGNIKYRNARKLFELYEELKLFLRTNGAGWLRPCPEKPQTKILPIVVTQPKTSAACEGIIISPSSNNREIHRSAFKKVKRHASKHKSTKSIKRDEPAKREESIAIPLPFLDDDAEPNSIALPFKKNSLQSLSAEQSAFVLVKYYVASVKCIESKPTTKTKLKTFNQEFFDWLQQSVQPHLDDEKWYPGFGGVLRVISTLKESGVETGPETLRPSVAYQIMPKTEEQPAVEAERAAPSLYKDGNIGITLGTTELISIAVVSALLVWLLVGLSLVCYRYLTKHSEECAPCEPQQPLVDVLYKNKDYCQNDTCPQAPRQRLIDKLREFWRRKLGKCRGSCNDGFTDEETCLAAISYTSKDTVDVSNSSRSYQKKKYSKSVSANFSSFRKERVPIKSVYYSSDGSLTTNTESPGKPR, from the exons ATGACCAGGAAATGTTTAAACGAGAAGCGTAAATATTCCCGGATTCTGCAAGGAAAAATCGCGTTGCTCCGGATTTCATCGACTGGA aaagaaaaaaatagaatattacCGAAGTATGCATTACATTGTGATAGGGTAATGGGTGATAACAATTTAAAGCATGAACAAAACGTCGGCACGGTGCTGTTCGAGAAAACCGACGTCGATAAGCAGTGCTGGACCTCGGAGGAGTTTATTTTGTTAAACAGTAGACGGATGTTTCAAGATTTACTGCCAAAG GTTAAAGTCCTGAATTACGAGGACGATCGGTACATCGCCCTGCTGATGGATTACTTTCACGTTTGTTTGGAGAGCGTGCGCAAGCTGTCGATCGGAAAAACGAAGCACCTGATGCTGAAAGCCCTGGCCGATACCATGGGAGGCTACTTGCGAGTTTATATCCTACCCCTCACCAGACACTCCTATTACGCAGGGAACATAAAATATCGGAACGCGAGGAAGCTCTTCGAGCTGTACGAGGAGCTGAAGCTTTTCCTAAGAACGAACGGAGCCGGCTGGCTCAGGCCATGCCCGGAAAAACCGCAGACGAAAATTCTGCCGATCGTTGTTACGCAGCCGAAAACGTCTGCCGCGTGCGAGGGCATCATCATCTCGCCCTCGT CAAACAATCGGGAGATTCATCGTTCAGCGTTCAAGAAGGTGAAGAGGCACGCGTCGAAGCACAAATCCACGAAGAGCATCAAACGAG ACGAACCCGCGAAGAGGGAAGAATCGATCGCCATTCCGCTTCCATTTTTGGACGACGACGCCGAACCAAACAG CATCGCGTTGCCGTTCAAGAAGAATAGCCTGCAGTCGTTGAGCGCCGAACAATCGGCGTTCGTGCTGGTGAAGTACTATGTAGCGAGCGTGAAGTGCATCGAGTCGAAACCGACCACGAAAACAAAGCTGAAAACGTTCAACCAGGAGTTTTTCGATTGGCTGCAGCAATCCGTAC AGCCGCACCTCGATGACGAGAAATGGTACCCAGGTTTCGGTGGCGTTCTGAGGGTGATTTCCACGCTGAAGGAGTCAG GAGTGGAAACCGGTCCTGAGACGTTAAGACCAAGCGTTGCCTATCAGATCATGCCCAAAACGGAAGAGCAACCAGCCGTCGAGGCGGAGAGAGCCGCGCCATCGCTTTACAAAG ACGGGAACATCGGGATCACGCTGGGCACCACAGAGTTGATATCGATTGCTGTAGTCAGCGCGTTGCTGGTGTGGTTGCTGGTCGGTCTGAGCCTGGTGTGCTACAGATATCTCACGAAACACTCGGAGGAGTGCGCTCCCTGTGAGCCACAGCAGCCGCT TGTTgatgttttgtataaaaataaagACTATTGTCAGAATGATACTTGTCCGCAAGCACCACGGCAACGCTTGATCGACAAACTGAGGGAATTTTGGAGAAGAAAATTAGGCAAATGTCGTGGATCTTGCAACGATGGCTTCACCGATGAGGAGACATGTTTAGCAGCTATAAGTTATACTAGTAAAGACACCGTCGATGTTAGCAACAGTAGCAGAAGTTACCA GAAGAAAAAGTACTCCAAATCAGTTTCAGCGAACTTCTCAAGTTTCCGGAAAGAACGTGTGCCAATCAAA AGTGTTTACTACAGCTCCGATGGCTCGTTAACAACCAACACTGAAAGCCCCGGCAAACCGAGATAA